The genomic region taaaagagtaatatatatatatatatataaagagagagagagagagataatgtgtgtgtgtcttcgttttATGTCTAATTAGTTTTATACAATCAAAAGTGGTGTCTGTGgagtatgaaatatattttcctcgtggaacacatattcatacatttatgcacaGAAAAGGCGTTTACGAATGAAAATATTTCCTCTCTGGGATATATTTCGACGTAATTGCTGAATAACTTGATTCAGCAATtcctacacacgcatacacacacacacacaacacacacaaacggtTACATGTCCGTACAAtcgcacatacacaagcacacacgcatacacatacagacacacttacacatacgtacggaaacatacacacacacacacacatacatacatacgctaaaACATTTGTTCTAGTTTGGAATTTCTTCAAGTTCTCCCCTCCCacgaaaacatttttatttctgcCCTTTAAGAAAAAATGCGGTCGTCTGATTTCTGCTTTGGATAGCAGACATTCAGAAtctaccaaaacaaacaaaataataataataataacaacacagtggtcccggtgcgcgcactcgcgcaagcTAGTCATCCTTacattgtgtttttgtgtgttatttactgtTTTAAAGCAAAAACTCATCGTGCCCCACCTCCTAATTCCTTCGTGGttttattgtatacatatactctcttctactctttaacttatttcagtcatttgactgcgtccatgctggagcactgccttttaatcgagcaactcgaccccaggacttattctttgcaagcctagtacttattctatcggtctcttttgccgaaccgctaagtgacggggatgcaaacacgccaccgtcagttgtcaagcgatgttgggggggaggggacaaacatagacacacaaacatatacacacacatacatatttatacatatacatatatacgacgggattctttcagtttccgtctaccaaatccactcacaaggctttggtcggctcgaggttatcatagaagacacttgcccaaggtgccacgcagtgggactgaacccggaaccatgtggttggtaaacaagctacttaccacacagccactgctatatatatctgtcacttacaatgatgagggttccaacTGATCTTAtcacggtcgaaccgtccaacccatgctagcatggaatacagatgttaaacgttgatgatgatgatatatatatatatatatctaatgtaggataaaaatttttcaaaaaaaattctttttgaaaaaaattatatcaatggccagcatattaaaaaatacctttaaaggttatatatataggcataggagtggctgtgtggtaagtagcttacttactaaccacatggttcccggttcagtcccactacatggcaccttgggcaagtgttttctaccatagcctcgggccgaccaaagccttgtgaatggatttggtagatggaaactgaaagaaactcgttgtatatatatatgtgtgtctgtgtttgtgtccctgtaacttagtggtttggcaaaagagatccgatagaataagttactaggcttacaaagaataagtcctggggtcgatttgctcgactaaaaggtggtgctccagcatggccacagtcaaatgactgaaacaagtaaaagagtaaagaaaaagtatatatatatatatattagaagaaatgaggtactcagaagataggatggtttatatttacaggtatttgtactgtcttatattcctccccaccactacaaaactctataaaatggtcaaaactctttacacaggaacttagtttgatttgaaaaccccactagaatgggagaaagcgctaatgatctaagtgttatgatatttatataaaaaaatgtaatatacaaataaatatctgtaaatataaaaccatccgattctctgagtacctcatttcttctaatatataatacctgtacatcatctccaaaccttccaatatgtatattgttgactgccatgacactgcatcctttaaggccctcatgctttccgaaatcccccgaaactacacctgattatacatacaccttagatgagttgtagtgcacctgagcactgtacacaatgtttttattattattattattattatatatatatatattatatatatatatatatatatacatatagggagagagagaaggacatgtatgtatgtatacaactgagattggtgatgatgatgatgatgatgatggtgttttcTCTTTCAGCTGTGCAAGAGTGGATGATTAGGCGGCGTCTGCGTAAAGAGAGACAAGAACGGTTGGAACAATTGGAATCCATGATGGCCAACACCTCTGAACTCACAAACAACTTCTGCCAGAGCGGTTACTGCAACCAGACGGCCGGAGGCAAATCCCCCGGAAACGGACAGGACATAATCGAAGAACGTGGTGAAGACCTGTTTCGAAATAACAACCACagcagtggtaatagtagtggtggtgacgacgatggtggtggtggcggcggtggtggtggtggtggtggtggtggtagtagcagtactaataataatagtagtaataataattctaccGGCAACAGAGTGTTCTGGGAGAGTTTCACATCGCATCAGGACCCTTCTTCTCTGTTCACAAAAGACAGTTTGTCATCGGAAACTGACGCTACAGCACTCGGCCAACCGAGTCGCCACCagacctcctcttcctcttcttgtgTGACGCCCGACTCATCCGAACCTCCCATAAAACGGTTAAAGGTGTCCTGCGAGCAGTTCACATCTCTACAGAATGTTAGCATTGGCGATGGTGTGGTCAGCAGAAGAAAATTACCGAAGGTGAGTCTCagaccattttattttattttacgagggtgagtcaaaaagtaatgccattttgattagtacaggtataattaccagcacaggaacatgtatcataaggcggagagctggcagaatcgttagcacgccggacaaaatgcttagcagtatttcgtctgccgttacgttctgagttctaattccgccaaggtcgacttcgcctgtcatcctttcggggtcggtaaattaagtaccagttacacactagggtcgatgtaattcacttaatccctttgtctgtccttgtttgtcttctctgtgtttagccccttgtgggtagtaaagaaatacgtatttcttctgccgttacgttctgatttcaaattccgccgaggtcgactttgcctttcattctttcggggttgattaaataagtcccagttactggggtctatataatcgacttgatccctttgtctgtccttgtttgtcctctctgtgtttagccccttgtgggtagtaaagaaataggtatttcgtctgccgttacgttctgagttcaaattctgccaaggtggactttgcctttcatccttttggggttgataaataaagtaccagttacgcactggggttgatgtaattgacttaatccgtttgtctgtccttgtttgtcccttctatgtttagcccgttgtgggcaataaagaaataaggaacatgtatcatacatcaaaatgaagctggtcctctgtggatcacatccctacttctcaacaaagtcaccgtttctctcaatggCAATGTTCCgccttcaaatgagagcatgtatccctgccccgtaaaattcctGTCAACacttctttgagccacttcttcactacctcaacactcaccagatttagcaccttcaGACTATCTTCTCTTCGGCGCcacgaaagagggtttgagaggcaaacattattctagtgacgaggaagtggaaactgtagtgaagatgtggctcaaagaacagtcaacagaatattatggggcagggatacatgctctcattggaaggtggaacattgctattgagagaaacggtgactttgttgagaagtagggatgtgatccacagaggaccagcttcattttggtgtatgatacatgttcctgtgttggtaattagacctgtcctaaacaaaatgacattactttttgactcaccctcgtattttttattccattctttgttCTCCACTCTtcgttatttttctatattttcttatgtTCTTTAAATTGCAACATGTGTTTTTAGAGTCCCTATGTGGCCTTTTAAtcttttcgttaccaacccggccaa from Octopus sinensis linkage group LG29, ASM634580v1, whole genome shotgun sequence harbors:
- the LOC115226240 gene encoding putative lysozyme-like protein isoform X2, giving the protein MIRRRLRKERQERLEQLESMMANTSELTNNFCQSGYCNQTAGGKSPGNGQDIIEERGEDLFRNNNHSSGNSSGGDDDGGGGGGGGGGGGGGSSSTNNNSSNNNSTGNRVFWESFTSHQDPSSLFTKDSLSSETDATALGQPSRHQTSSSSSCVTPDSSEPPIKRLKVSCEQFTSLQNVSIGDGVVSRRKLPKSGLRFHTRPSLLKNAHVVNQNDMQCSITDILPDVS
- the LOC115226240 gene encoding putative lysozyme-like protein isoform X1, which gives rise to MRIQTTWRQYQKRKTLQRRKKAVLTIEKAVQEWMIRRRLRKERQERLEQLESMMANTSELTNNFCQSGYCNQTAGGKSPGNGQDIIEERGEDLFRNNNHSSGNSSGGDDDGGGGGGGGGGGGGGSSSTNNNSSNNNSTGNRVFWESFTSHQDPSSLFTKDSLSSETDATALGQPSRHQTSSSSSCVTPDSSEPPIKRLKVSCEQFTSLQNVSIGDGVVSRRKLPKSGLRFHTRPSLLKNAHVVNQNDMQCSITDILPDVS